The window GAGCTCAAGACTTTCCTCCTCGCCGCCCGCACCGAGGCCATCCGCAGGGGAACGGGGGTGGCGGTGGTCCCGGAGGGCCGGGGGCTCCTAAGCTGCGTGGACGAAAACCGAAACCGGGCGTGCGATGCGAGGGAAGCTGTCCTGCGCCGGTTTGACCCGGGAGGGTACGGCGCGGCCCTGGACCTAAGGAGCGGCTTCTCCCCCGGCCTTCGCTTCAACGCCCTGGGGAGGCCCAACACGGGAGCGCGCCTGGCCCTGCGCCTGGGCGGGCGGACCCTCACCCTGTGCGTAGCCATGGGAGGAAGGGTGCGGGAGGTGAGTGGGGATGGGTGCCCGTAAAGGTCTCACCTTACTGGAGGTAATTTTGGCTTTGGGGCTCCTCGCCGTGGTGGTGCTGGCCTTCACCTCCCTGCAGGTGGCAAGCCTACGCGCGGGCCAGCAGGGTCGGGAGCTCCAGACCGTGGTCCGGGAGATGGAAAACTTTATGGAAAGGCTTAGGCAGGACCCCCAGGGCATCCCCGCCCTTTGCAACGGCGCCCTAGCCCTCGGGGGAAAACAGGGCACCTGCACCGCTATCCCCTGCAACGTAGCCCAAGACGGCGGCCTCGCCTGCCCCACCGCGGGGGACGTGCGGGCCTTCCAGGTGGTCCTGAGGGTGGAAGAAAAGCGGCTGGAAACGGTGGTGTATCGGCCATGAGAAGGCACGGGTTTTCGCTCCTAGAGCTCTTGCTGGCCTCCGTCCTCATGGGGAGCCTCTTGCTGGTGGTGCTGGCCCTGGAAAACTCCAGCGCCACCCTAAGGGAGCGGGAAAGGGCGAGGGGGCGGCTCGCCGACGAGCTGAGCCTCACCGCCACCGTCCTCGCCCGGGAGCTCTACACGGTGGGCTACCGCCTCACGGGCCAGGCCCTAGTGCTAAGCCCTAGCTCTCAGGGAGACGGGGTCCAGGGGTGGTTCCTGTGCGAAGCGGGTATGGAGGAGATCTGTGGGGAAAGCATGGGGGAGGTAAGGGGCACGGGCTACGAGGTGAACCAGGGGGCTCTTCGCTGGGGCGCTTGCAAGGGTGAGGGTTGCGCGCCTTTACCCAATAACCCCGTTCTTGGAGGGGACGAGGTGCAGGTAGAGGCCTTCCGGGTGGCCTACCTGGAAGGGGGCACCTGGAAGCGCCAGGCACAGGCCGTGAACCTAAGGCCAGAAGGCGCAAGCCCCAAGGTAAGCGCCTTGGCTCTTTACCTCCTGGCCTCCGTCCCCGTGCGGGGCGGGGCCCCGGCCTTCACCCCGGGGAGCACCCTGAGCTACCCCCCTGGGCTTACCTCCAGCCTTCTGGAACTTCCCGGTGCGCCAAACGACGGACGTTTGCGGGCCGAGAAGCTCTGGATCGTCCAGACCCCCAACCTGGCCCGCTGAAGGGAGGAACGGGATGAACCGGAAAGGCATAGCAGTGGTGGTGGCCCTCATCGGGATGACGGTGATCCTCATGCTCTCCCTGGCCATGGTGCAAAGCGCCCTAGGCAACCTTAAGACCGGGAGCGACCTCCTGAACCGGGCCCAGGCCCGCCAGCGGGCGGAGGCGGGCGTGGACCACGCCCTGGCTTACCTTGACGGCAAGACGGCCTTAAGCGCCCCCAAAACCCTCTCCGGCCAAGGCTACCAGGTCACCCTCACCCCCCAGAACCCCCAGGGAGATGAGATCCGGATAGAAAGCCAGGGGCAGATGGGCCTCGCCCGGCACACCGCCGTGGCCGTGGTGCGCCTCCAGCCCGTTCCCGCCCAGGCGCAAAACCCCCTGTTTGGCCAGGGATGGATCAGCGGCGGGCGCATCACCATCAACGGGGGGGTGGACCTGTGGGGAAGCCGGCTCCACGCCGACCAAGGCTACGCCAACCTCTCGGGCCAAATCGGGGTTTGCGACAGCTCAGGTCAAAACTGCAAAAACCTTAACCAGGTCAACCCACCGCCCATCACGGGAGGGCAAGGGGTCACGGACACCCAGTGCAACGCGAGCGGGAACAACAAGGTGGTCTGCGATGGTTCCGCGCCCAAGTATAAGGTCTGCCCGGTGTATCAGACCCCCTCCGACCCCAACCTCACGTGCCTGGACGCCGTCACAGGTAGGCAAGTGCGATGGGACCAGGCCACCCGCATTCGCAAGCCCGACGTGGACGCGATCAGCAAGGACCGCCTTGGGGTCAGGGCCAGCAGCCCCTACACCGACGCCACCACGAATCGCCTCTGCGACGTCCGCTTCACCAGCCTAGACCCAGGAAACGCTGGCGAGCTCACGCAGTTCCTCCTGAGTAGGGGCATCTCCGGGAGCTTCCCTCAGGACGTCAACCAGCTCCTTCCCCTAGTGCTCAACGCCCTGAACGGGAGTGGGCTCAGGGTGTGCGTTCAGAATAACGTTACTCTTCCAGGTGGCACTTCTTTGGGCAACGTTACCTTCTACGTGGGCGGCACCTTCCAGGTCAACGGGACTGTCACCCTCAACGGGGTGAGCGTGGCCGCCGGGTCGGGCATCAACCTCGGGGACCTCCAGACCACGGACAGCCGCTTCTACACAGGGGGAACCCTCAACCTGAACAACGGCGCCACCTTCCGGGGCGACTCTACCCTCGCCTCCCGGCAGTCCCTTACCTTCAACGGCCGGGCCGACCTGCTGAATAACCGCGCCCTCCTGGTGGTGAGCGAGGGGGACATCACCTTCAACGGCCGGGCGGACACCCACGCCTTCCTGTGGGCGGGAGGGACCATCACCTTCAACGGCACCGGGGCCTTTATCGGCGGGGCGGTGAGCCTCGGGGGCACCATCCGAAACGGCGGGGGCCAGTTCTACATCCAAAACTCCAACGCCCTCAACAGCGACCTGCCCAACACAGAGACTGGCACCCGGCCCCGGCCCGTGGTCCTGAGCCGGAGGTAATCCTTAGCCCAAGCCCGCTCCAGGCGGCGGGGTGGGTCCGGCTTTCACACCGTTTTCACACCCCTCCCCCATCCTGAAGTTGACTCCCCCAAAAGGGGGAGTTGACAGCAAGGGGGCAAAGGGAAAGAATGACCCTCGGAAGGAGGTGAGAAAGGGGTAAGAAAGGCACGGGAAGGCAGGTAAGGTGAAGCGAAAAACAGGTAAGTCGGCTCTAGGCACTCATGGCCGCGCGATACATGAAGGCGCGGGAAACCTTAGGAGGATAGAGAGGTATGCGGAACGCGAAAGGCTTCACCCTGATTGAGCTCCTGATCGTCATCGCCATCATCGCCATCCTGGCTGCGGTTCTCATTCCGAACCTTCTCAACGCTCGGAGGAACGCCAACACCACGGCCGCCCAGGCCTACGTGCGCAACGTGGCTACGGCGGTGGAGGCCGAAAGGGATCCCACCACTGGAGCGTTGCCCCAGCTTCCTCAGGCCTGTGACCAATTCGTCGCAAACCCCCCTGCCTCGGTCACGCAATGCAACGTTACAGCTAACAACGACGGCGTCAACTTCACGGTTACCGCCCAATTGACCGGGGCCCGGTACGGTTCTGTCTCGTTTGACAGCTCCACCGGGCAGTTTAGCTTCCAGTAACGAGGCAGCCTAAGTTAGTTAAAGGGTCGGGTGTTCCCGACCCTTTTTCTCAATACGGATGATGAAGACGCGCGCAGGCTTCACCTTGATGGAGCTCCTTATTGTGATGGTCTTGCTGGGCCTCTTCCTGACTCTCTCCTATTTCCCTACGGCTACAGCCCGTAAAAAGGCTAACCTCGCGGCCGGGCAAAGCTACGTCCGGAACGTGGCCCTAGCCCTGGAAGCCCAGCGGGACCCCTCCACGGGAGCCCTCCCCACCCATCTTACCGATTGCCTGAGTGGCTTTGGCCAGCGCCCCAAGACTGTAACGGCGTGCACCATCACCTATCTCAATGCCCTGGACTACGTTATAGAGGCTTCACTAGACGGGGCCGCGCTAAAAAAAGTGGTTTACAAGAGCTCAGACGGAACGCTTACAAGTCTTCCGTAAGCCATGGGTTGGACGGGGGAGAGTCTACCCACTGGAGCAGGAAGCCCCGGTGAAGCACGAGCTGGTGGAAGGCTTCCCCCACGCCATGGCCACAGCGGGCGACCGGGCGGCGCTGAACCTGGCCCTTCCGGGCCTGGATAGGGCGCCGCCCTTCCCCACCCCCCGCCCCCAACCTGTGCTACCTTGAGGGCAATGACCACGGAGGAGCGCCTCTACAAGCTGGAGGGGATCGTGGAGGGGGTCATGGCCACCCTCCCGGGCCAGGTCACCTCCCTGGAGGGGCGCGTGGACCTCCTACGCCAGGAGGTCAAGGCGGAGATCGGGGCCCTGCGCCGGGAGGTGGAGGAAAAGTTCAACGGCCTCCGCCAGGAAGTGAAGGCAGAGATCGGGGGCCTGCGGCAGGAGATGGCGGGCCTCCGCCAGGAAATGGCAAGCTTCCGCCAAGAGGTGGAGGAAAAGCTCGTTGGCCTGCGGCAGGAAGTAAAGGAAGAGATCGGGGGCCTGCGGCAGGAGATGGCGGGCCTCCGTCAGGAAATGGCAAGCTTCCGCCAAGAGGTGGAGGAAAAGCTCGTTGGCCTGCGGCAGGAAGTAAAGGAAGAGATCGGGGGCCTGCGCCGGGAGGTGGAGGAAAAGTTCAACGGCCTCCGCCAGGAACTTAAGGGGGAAATCCAGAGCCTTCGGCAGGAGGTGAAGGCGGAGATCGGAGGCCTGCGCCGGGAGGTGGAGGAAAAGTTCAACGGCCTCCGCCAGGAACTTAAGGGGGAAATCCAGAGCCTTCGGCAGGAGGTGAAGGCGGAGACCACCGAGCTGCGCGGGGAAATCCAAAGCCTGCGGCAGGAGATGGCGGGCCTCCGCCAGGAGGTGAAGGCGGAGATCAACACCGCCTTCAACAAGCTCATGCTCTACTTCACCGCCCTGGCGGCGGCCCTGGCCGTCCTCACCTTTCTCCGCTAAGCCCTCGGGCGGCGCGGGGGTGGCCGTCCCGCCATGAGGCGGCGTAGGCTTTCCGGCCTGCCCTACACTCTAGCCATGGGCGCGGCCAAACAGGTGCGGCCCCTGACCTTGGAAGAGTACCTCGCCTTGGAGCGGGAAGCCCCGGTGAAGCACGAGCTGGTGGAAGGCTTCCCCCACGCCATGGCCGGGACGGGCGACCGGCACAACCGGGTGGTGGTGAACCTGGTCCTGGCCCTTGGCCCCCTGGCCCGGAAGCGGGGCTGCCGCCTCTATGCCAGCGACATGCGGCTCAAGGTGGACGCGGCCACGGTCTACTACCCGGACCTCATGTTGCGAAGAAGACCTCGGGGAATACTACAAGGAAAAGGCTTGCCTGGTGATAGAGGTGCTCTCGCACTCCACGGAGGCCACGGACCGGAGGGAAAAGCTCTGCAAGTACCTGGGTCTGCCCACCCTCCAAGCCTACCTCCTCCTGGACTCCCGCACCCCCCGGGCCTTCGGCTACTACCGAGAAGGAGAGGGCTGGGTGTACCGGGAGGCAGAGGTAGGCACGCTTCCCCTCCCCTGCCTAGGGGGGCACCTGGACCTCGCCGAGGTGTACCAGGGCCTCTAGAAGGCTACCCCCTCGTAGAGGGCAGAAACGGAAAAGCGAGCCTCGAGGCAAGCCACCTCCACCTCCCCTTCCCCCTCCCACAGGCGGTAGAGCCAGCCCTCCCCCTGGCGGAAGTAGCCCTCCACCCGCCTCTCCCGGGAGTCCACCAGGAGGTAAGCCTGTAGGCTCGGGATCTCCCGGTAGCGCCAGAGCTTCTCCCTTCGGTCTATGGCCTCGGTGGCCTCGGACACCACCTCCACCACCAGGCAGGGGGCCTCCTCGTAGTGGGTGTGGGGCGGAACCCCCTGGCAGACCACCATGAGGTCGGGGTAGTAGAAGGTCCTGGCGGAGACCCGGAGCTTCACCGTCTCGGTGTAGATGCGGCACCCCTTGGCCAAGGCGCTAGGCCTGAGGAGGGCGTAGAGGTTGCCCACGATGCGGTTGTGGGCAAGGCTTGCCCCCGCCATGGCGTAGGGCACGCCCTCAAAGAGTTCGTGGCGCACGGGGGACCGCTCCTCCAGGGCCAAGTAGGCCTCGGCGTCCAGAAGCTCCAGAGGCCTCGCCGCCTCGCCCATGAGGGCATTGTACCCTCCCTAGGCGGTGCGCTCCAGGTCCCCCTCCAGGAGCCCTACAGGCTCCACGTAAAGGGGCGCGAAGGGGGCTTCCTGGAAGAGGCGCACCCGGCCCAGGCGGAAGGCCTCGAGGAGGGCGGCGAAGCCCACCGCCTTCTCGCCCCAGGTGGCAAGCGGCAGGCTCTGGAAGGCCACCCGGCCCCGGATCGCCCCCTTGAGCCGCTCCCAGGCCTCCCGCACCCCGAAGGCCTCCCGGGGAAGCCGGAGAACGGCCCTGCGGAAGCCCTTCGCCGCCTCGGCCAAGGACTTTGGGGAAAGCCTCAGGGCGGGCCTGGGCAGGGGGGGCGGGGCCACGGGGAGAAGCCGCGCCCGCCGCTCCAAGCGGGCCTCGAGGAAGGCCACCATCTCGGAGAGGTCCACGAGGACCTGGACCAGGGGGGCCTCCTCCCCTTCCTCCTTGGGGAGGAGGGCCCTTTCCGGGGAGAGCTTCAGCACCAGAAGCTCGGCGAGGAGGGGGAGGAGCTCGCTTTTCGCCCGGAGGTCCTCCGGCACCTGGGCCAGGGCCTGCTCCAACACGGCGAGGACGGGCACCTCCTTTGGGGAAAGCCGGCCCCGCCTCAGGGCCTCCCTCAGGGCCTCCGGGGTCCCCTCAAAGCCGGGAAAGGCGATGCGGATCACCGGAGGACCGGCCGCTTCCTGGGCAGGAGGAGGCCCACCTTCTCCCGCACCTCCTCCATGGTCGCCTGGGCCACGGCCCTGGCCCGCTTGGCGCCCTCCAAAAGGGCATCCATCACGTAGTCCGGGTCCTTCTTCAGGGCCTCGGCCCTTTCCCGGATGGGGCGCAGGGCCTCCATGAGGTGGTCAAAGAGGATCCGCTTCACCACGTAGGTCCCCACCCCCGCCTTCCGGTACTCCTCCTTCAGGGCCTCCACCAGGTCCTTGGGGGCGAAGTAGGAGAGGTAGGTGAAAAGAATGGTGCGCTCGGGGTCCCCGGGGTCGGAGAGGCGGATCCTCTGGGGGTCGTCGGGGAGGTGCTGGATCTTCTGCCAGATGCTCTCCTCGGGCTCCAGGAGGCCGATGGTGTTGCCCAAGGACTTGCTCATCTTGGCCTTGCCGTCAATCCCGGGGACCCGGGGGGCCTCTGGGTTCAAGAGGGCCTGGGGTTCGGGGAAGGTCTCCCCGAAGAGGTGGTTGAAGCGGCGGGCGATCTCCCGGGTGAGCTCAATGTGCTGCACCTGGTCCTCCCCCACGGGGACGGTGTCCGCCTTGTAGATGAGGATGTCCGCCGCCTGGAGCACCGGGTACATGAGGAGGCCAGACCAGACGGTCTCCTGCTTGCTGGCCTTGTCCTTGAACTGGGTCATGCGGGTGAGGTCCCCCAGGGGGGTTAAGGTGGTGAAGACCCAGGAGAGCTCAGTGTGCTCGGGCACGTGGGACTGGACGAAGAGGGTGACCTTCTCCGGGTCAAGCCCCGCGGCGATGTTGACCAGGGCGGCCTCAAAGGTGCGCTGGGCGAGGGTAGAGGGGTCGTAGGCGAGGGGGTTGGTGAGGGCGTGGTAGTCCACGATGCAGAAGAAGGCGTCCCGCCCCAGCTTCTCCCCGATGGCCACCCACTGCTTGATGGCCCCGAGGTAGTTGCCGATGTGGATCTCCCCCGAGGGCTGGATGCCGGAAAGCACCCGCTTCATGGCCTAAGTGTAGCAAAAGCTTAGGCCCCCTCGCGGGGGCCTTCTGGTGCCGGGGGCGGGACTTGAACCCGCACGCCCTTGCGGGCACATGACCCTGAATCATGCGCGTCTACCAATTCCGCCACCCCGGCAGACGCAAGGGTCATTGTAGGGGAGGCGGCTTCGCTCGTCAAGCTTGACCCCGCAGGCCTCGAGGGCTTACCCTTAGGGGCAATGCGGCGGGCGGTGATCCTAGTCCTAGACCGGGCGGGCCCGGTCTAGGGATGGCCGTCGCGTATCCCCCGGGCCCCAAAGGACCCGGGGGTTTTGCGTAAGGGGGGTTTCATGGGAAAGACGCTCTACGAGAAGGTTTGGGAAGCCCACGAGGTGAGGAAGCTCAAAAACGGCCAAAGCCAGCTCTTCATAGACCTCCACCTCCTCCACGAGGTCACGAGCCCCCAGGCCTTCGGGATGCTCAAGGACCTTGGCCTTCGGGTACGCTACCCCCACCGCACCTTCGCCACCGTGGACCACATCGTCCCCACCCACGACCGCACCGAGCCCTTCCAGGACCCTCTGGCCCAGAGCATGCTGGAGGCCCTCAGGGCGAACACAAGGGAGCACGGCATCACCTTCTTTGACCTGGGAAGCGGCAACCAAGGCATCGTCCACGTCATCGGGCCCCAGCTCGGCCTCACCCAGCCCGGGATGACCATCGCCTGCGGGGACTCCCACACCTCCACCCACGGGGCCTTCGGGGCCGTGGCCTTCGGCATCGGCACGAGCCAGGTCCGGGACGTCCTCGCCACCCAGACCCTCGCCGCCCAAAAGCTCAAGGTGCGGCGGATCAACGTGGAGGGGAGGCTCGCCCCCGGGGTCTACGCCAAGGACGTGATCCTCCACATCATCCGCCACCTGGGGGTGAAGGGGGGCTTGGGCTACGCCTATGAATACGGGGGAAGCGCCGTGGAGGCCATGGACATGGAAAGCCGCATGACCCTCTGCAACATGTCCATTGAGGGCGGAGCCCGCATCGGCTACGTGAACCCCGACGAGACCACCTTCCAGTACCTCGAGGGCCGCCCCTACGTCCCCAAGGGGTCCGAGTGGGAGGAGGCCAAGAGGAGGTGGCTCGCTTGGCGCTCCGACCCCGACGCCTCCTACGACGACGTGGTCACCTTCCGCGCCGAGGAGATCGCCCCCACCGTCACCTGGGGCATCACCCCGGGCCAGGCCATCCCCATTGACGGCAGGATCCCCCTCCTGGAGGAGCTCCCCGAGGAGGAGCGCCCCGTGGCCGAGGAGGCTTTGGCCTACATGGGCTTCAGGCCGGGCCAGCCCATCAAGGGGGTGCCCATCCAGGTGGCCTTCATCGGAAGCTGCACCAACGCCAGGCTTTCCGACCTCCGGGAGGTGGCCCGCTACCTCAAGGGGCACAAGGTGAAGAAGGGGGTGCGGGCCCTGGTGGTGCCGGGCTCGGAGTGGGTGGCGAGGAAGGCCGAGGAGGAGGGGATCGCCGAGGTCTTCCGCGAGGCGGGGTTTGAATGGCGGATGCCCGGCTGCTCCATGTGCCTCGCCATGAACCCGGACCGGCTGGAAGGGGACGAGCTTTGCGCCAGCAGCTCCAACCGGAACTACAAGGGACGCATGGGAAGCCCCAGGGGCCGCACCGTCCTCATGAGCCCCCTCATGGTGGCGGCGGCGGCCGTGGCCGGGGAGATCGCCGACGCCCGGGAGGTCTTCGGCCTGGCGGGCGTCCGCTGAGGAGGGAAAAGCCATGCTGGAGAAGTTCACCGTGATCCGCGGAAAAGCGGTGCCCTTGAGGGGCGAGGACATTGACACGGACCGGATCCTCCCCGCCCGCTTCATGAAGGTCCTCACCTTTGAGGGCCTGGGGCAGTACCTCTTCTACGACGAGCGCTTTGACGAGAAGGGGAACCCCAAGCCCCACCCCCTGAACGACCCCCGCTACCGGGGGGCCACGATCCTCTTGGTGGAGTCGGGCTTCGGCTCCGGCTCTAGCCGCGAGCACGCCCCCCAGGCCATCAAGCGGGCGGGGTTTAAGGCCATCATCGGGGAGAGCTTCGCCGAGATCTTCTTCGGGAACGCCACCGCCATCGGCCTCCCCTGCGTGAGCCTAGCCCCTGAGGACCTGGGCGTCCTCTTCCGCAGCGTGGAGGAGAACCCGGAGCTGGAGGTGGAGATTGACCTGGTGAACAAAGAGGTGCGCTTCGGGGACCGCACCGCTCCCCTCTTCATCCGGGAAGAGGCCCGGGAGGCCCTGGTGGAGGGGCTTTGGGATCCCATCGGGGAGCTTCTGGAGGCCGGGGAGCTTTTGGACCAGTTTGACCGGAAGCTCCCCTACCCCAGGAGGACGGAATGAAGGTGGCCGTGCTCCCCGGGGACGGGATCGGCCCCGAGGTCACCGAGGCCGCCCTGAAGGTCCTGAGGGCCCTGGACGAGGCCGAGGGCCTGGGCCTCGCCTACGAGGTCTTCCCCTTCGGCGGGGCGGCCATAGACGCCTTCGGCGAGCCCTTCCCCGAGCCCACGCGAAAGGGCGTGGAGGAGGCGGAGGCGGTGCTTCTGGGAAGCGTGGGGGGGCCCAAGTGGGACGGCCTTCCCCGCAAGATCCGCCCGGAGACGGGGCTTCTTTCCTTAAGGAAAAGCCAGGACCTCTTCGCCAACCTCCGCCCGGCCAAGGTCTTCCCTGGGCTGGAAAGGCTTTCCCCCCTGAAGGAGGAGATCGCCCGGGGGGTGGACGTCCTCATCGTCCGGGAGCTCACCGGGGGGATCTACTTCGGGGAGCCCCGGGGGATGTCCGAGGCCGAGGCCTGGAACACGGAGCGCTACAGCAAGCCCGAGGTGGAGCGGGTGGCCCGGGTGGCCTTTGAGGCGGCGAGGAAGCGCAGGAAGCACGTGGTGAGCGTGGACAAGGCGAACGTCCTCGAGGTGGGAGAGTTCTGGCGCAAGACCGTGGAGGAGGTGGGGCGGGGCTACCCCGACGTCGCCCTGGAGCACCAGTATGTGGACGCCATGGCCATGCACCTGGTCCGCTCCCCTGCCCGCTTTGACGTGGTGGTCACGGGGAACATCTTCGGGGACATCCTCTCGGACCTGGCGAGCGTCCTCCCGGGCTCTCTAGGCCTCCTCCCCTCCGCCTCCTTGGGAAGGGGCACCCCGGTCTTTGAGCCCGTGCACGGCTCCGCCCCCGACATCGCCGGCAAGGGGATCGCTAACCCCACGGCCGCCATCCTCTCCGCGGCCATGATGCTGGAGCACGCCTTCGGCCTGGTGGAGCTGGCGCGGAAGGTGGAAGACGCGGTGGCCAAGGCCCTCCTGGAGACCCCGCCCCCGGACCTCGGAGGAAGCGCGGGCACGGAGGCCTTCACGGCCACGGTCCTCCGCCACCTCGCCTAAGATGGGGATATGATCCGGCACCGCTTCAGCGCCGAGGACTTCCACCGCATGGCCGAGGCGGGGATCCTCGGGGAGGACGACCGGGTGGAGCTCATCCGGGGGGAGGTGGTGGAGCTGAGCCCCGTGGGCAAGCGGCATATGGCCGCTTTAAAGCGGCTTATGAACGCGCTTTTTCCCCTACAACAGGCGAAGAAGGCCCTTCTTCAGGTCCAGGACCCCTTGCGCCTTTTTCCCGACACCGAACCCCAACCGGACCTGGCCCTGCTGGCCTACCGGGACGACTTTTACCGGGAAAGGGTGCCCGAGGCCAAGGACGCCCTCTTGGTGGTGGAGGTGGCCGAAACCAGCCTGGACCACGACCTCCAGGTGAAGCTCCCCCTCTACGCCCAAGCAGGGATACCGGAGGTCTGGGTGGTGGACCTGGTGCGGGAGAAGGTGCACGTCTTCCGCAAGCCCCAAGGGGAGGGCTACGGGGAGGCCCAGGCCCTCGAGGACGGGGAGCTTTCGGTCCTGGGCCTTAAGGTGCCGGTCAAGGAGGTCCTGCCGTGACCCGCCACAAGATCTCCCTGGAGGAGTTCCACCGCATGGTGGAGGCCGGGGTCTTCCCGGAGGACCTGAGGCTGGAGCTCGTGGAAGGAGACCTGGTGGAGATGAGCCCCATCGGGAAGCGCCACGCCGCCAAGGTGGCCAAGCTCACCGCCCTCTTCGGCCCCCTTGTGCCCCAAAAGGCCATCCTCTTTGTGCAAAGCCCCCTGGTGGTAGGGGAGTCAGAGCTTTACCCCGACCTCGCCCTCCTTAAGCCACGGCCCGACTTTTACGAGGAGGAGCTGCCCCTAGGGCGAGACGCCCTCCTCGTGGTGGAGGTGGCCGAGAGTTCCCTCCGCTACGACCTCCAGGTGAAGCTCCCCCTCTACGCCCAAGCCGGGGTGCCCGAGGTCTGGGTGGTGGACCTGGAGGGGAAGAGGGTCCTCGTCCACAGAAAGCCCGAAGGCGGGGGCTACCGGGAGGCGGAGGCCCTGGGCCCCGGGGCCAGGCTTTCCTTCCACGGCGTGGAGATCCCCGCGGAGGAACTCCTATGAGGAAGACCCTGATCCTCACCGGGGCGAGCCGGGGCATCGGGAAGGCCCTCGCCCTGGAGCTCGCCAAGGAAGGCTTTGACCTGGTGCTCAACGCCCGCAAGGAGGCCTCCTTGCGGGCGGTGGCCGAGGAGGTCCAGGCCCTGGGGGCGAGGGCGGTCTACGTGGCGGGGAGCGCGGGGAAGGCGGAGGTGGCCCACGCCCTGGTGGAAAGGGCCGAGGCCTTGGGGA of the Thermus thermophilus HB8 genome contains:
- the leuB gene encoding 3-isopropylmalate dehydrogenase; amino-acid sequence: MKVAVLPGDGIGPEVTEAALKVLRALDEAEGLGLAYEVFPFGGAAIDAFGEPFPEPTRKGVEEAEAVLLGSVGGPKWDGLPRKIRPETGLLSLRKSQDLFANLRPAKVFPGLERLSPLKEEIARGVDVLIVRELTGGIYFGEPRGMSEAEAWNTERYSKPEVERVARVAFEAARKRRKHVVSVDKANVLEVGEFWRKTVEEVGRGYPDVALEHQYVDAMAMHLVRSPARFDVVVTGNIFGDILSDLASVLPGSLGLLPSASLGRGTPVFEPVHGSAPDIAGKGIANPTAAILSAAMMLEHAFGLVELARKVEDAVAKALLETPPPDLGGSAGTEAFTATVLRHLA
- a CDS encoding Uma2 family endonuclease, with product MTRHKISLEEFHRMVEAGVFPEDLRLELVEGDLVEMSPIGKRHAAKVAKLTALFGPLVPQKAILFVQSPLVVGESELYPDLALLKPRPDFYEEELPLGRDALLVVEVAESSLRYDLQVKLPLYAQAGVPEVWVVDLEGKRVLVHRKPEGGGYREAEALGPGARLSFHGVEIPAEELL
- a CDS encoding Uma2 family endonuclease → MIRHRFSAEDFHRMAEAGILGEDDRVELIRGEVVELSPVGKRHMAALKRLMNALFPLQQAKKALLQVQDPLRLFPDTEPQPDLALLAYRDDFYRERVPEAKDALLVVEVAETSLDHDLQVKLPLYAQAGIPEVWVVDLVREKVHVFRKPQGEGYGEAQALEDGELSVLGLKVPVKEVLP
- the leuD gene encoding 3-isopropylmalate dehydratase small subunit, which gives rise to MLEKFTVIRGKAVPLRGEDIDTDRILPARFMKVLTFEGLGQYLFYDERFDEKGNPKPHPLNDPRYRGATILLVESGFGSGSSREHAPQAIKRAGFKAIIGESFAEIFFGNATAIGLPCVSLAPEDLGVLFRSVEENPELEVEIDLVNKEVRFGDRTAPLFIREEAREALVEGLWDPIGELLEAGELLDQFDRKLPYPRRTE